The Phyllopteryx taeniolatus isolate TA_2022b chromosome 19, UOR_Ptae_1.2, whole genome shotgun sequence genome includes the window CAACCAGAACAACACTATGAGCCACAACCCCCAGAGTGAGTCCTTTCAACAAGTCCAGCAGAGCGTCAACCAGAACAACACTGTGAGCCACAACCCCCAGAGGGAGTCCGTTCAAGTCCAGCAGAGCGTCAACCAGAACAACACGGTGAGCCACAACCCTCAGAGTGAGGCCTTTCAACAAGTACAGCAGAGCATCAACCAGAACAACACGATGAGCTACAACCCCGAGAGAGTCCTTTCAACAAGTCCACCAGAGTGTTAAACAGGATGGATGATGACTCTACAGATGAGGGGTTGATTGTGAATGTTTCATTTGTCATGGAAGAGCTGTTTTCTGTAACTCATGTCTGATTGAATTAAAATCCTTCTTTTTGAAAACATCAAGTTGTGCACAGACATGCAGGTGCAACAATTTTAAGATACCGGTAGTAGCTGTAGCGTATATTAGTTCAGCTAAAAAATGTAACGTAGGAGAAAAGCCAGAAGCAATGCCTGGTTTAGTGTGATTTTTAAGTGTTAAAATTTCtcaaaagggcaccacgtctcatGTAAAACTTCAGGGCAAAGTGACTCAAAACCtgtgtaatctgaaggttgctacaggaattggTGTTCGGTATAACCAGAGGTCTTGTCAAGTCCAAAAACAAATGATCCAGGCAGTGGATTTTGAcagaaaatttaatgaaatgagTTTACAGGAATGATTTAGACTcaaaaggacagacaaacattggtaaaGGAGGTTGAACTTCTAATGGGAGAGTGGAATGAGCGTGTGGTGACAATGCATAGAACTGGGGGTTcctgttaatttaaacccaactatgcaccaatctgtacttcAGTAGCCTCTGGGGGACAAAAGGGAGCTACACTGCCTTAAGTTTCCATCCTAGgcttattttgtggtttaaaaccagtgtgATAAAAGAGTGGATCTAAGATGAAACCGGTTTCCAGTTTTGGATTGTCATGCATGGGTTAATCCATGTAAGGAGTGTTTTCAACCTTATGTAGTGGCTAATAACTGTTTTGAGAGAAACACACGCATATTTGGTTGGCAAATTTCACCAGCAGACGTtcaaatttagaaaaaatataattacatggCATTGACTGACATTTGTGTGGTGGTAGGCCctgggagcattcatgcaaagttcttgtcacacaacattaaaattcTGGGACGCTCACCCTGAGTGTTGTTCCCATCGGCAGTAACCCTCCACCGCCAGTGGGTGTCGCTGGGTTTCAATTGTCCCAGAGGTCTTCAGTTGCATTTCAAAGGGAAAATGGTCCTTTGAACTTTtatcttgggatgtgggaccaGTGGATTTTCAAACGTTTTGGGTCAGTATCTTGAGCCCTGCACACACGGGGTCGACTGACTGGGAGCCCAGGTTTCTGGGGTAACTGTTCATtaatttaaaatccagggggctcatgtacaaagacttgcgtggatttactcctaaaacatggcgtacgctcaattCCAGAAAACGTCgcacgcacaaaaatattcacatgtatttttctgaatgtgaagttgctcaataaAGTGGTGAAagtctttggcacgctgtcctctggCGTTAACACGCGAAAGGAGCGAATGGGACAACGCGTGTgtggctgtcaatgctgtggggtcgGAACAGCGCACGCACTGAACTAAAAAAGGAGTGGTCGAacaaggtggatgtgaagcggaggacagctggcCACAGTGtggcggaagaaccggcgcaGAGGGCCTCGCCCCGTTCGAGGGGAGAATCGCTGTGATCATGGGTGatgctgctctctcaggggtgataggaggactatgatcaccccacaaggttaataccatgtatttttttagaactcataacaaatgtgttcatacagtaacctacactgtCCTGTGAGAAAAAGATTCATGCATaaatgtatgtgtggtatttgtaatcttttgaattcaaatagaagcacatcagcatatcaaagaagATATCAAAAaatttgactcctttttgattactcttattttaatacacaggagatgacacgcacactgacaaaaaaagtcgtttttttttagaagaggggtaaattgtcattttaatcatgtgcaaccgatgtacatgttcaaatgaagtaaattcaaaggactttttttttttttttttttcttctttcccagTGCAtatgctggagtcacgaagcgattttgagggtaataggtggcataaatgatcgccttgatcaattaatataGGTGttctcacaaatatcagtggttcattaaatacactggttaacaaatgaattctcagtccttgcctcaattgcattgttgaaatcaaatgttgccgggcatgaattgttcatcagtgctaattattcatctgtctctggtgtgcagatttgagaacagtttcccagcatcacctccaCGTGTCgcaaaagcaccaaaagctgcagaaacatgcatacgccagccatgcagttggcgtgaggcaccgcacatttccacggtcatgtcactcttgatacatcagacctttgccgtgaaaaagaacggatgCCACGTTTTTCTGCGTATGCACCTTTTGTACAGGTGAGAAGTCAGCATTTCTGGTCTCTGCTTTTGATGAGCTCTTTtagactggctggtaattcatttagcatcTGTGTGAGATAGACCAGGCATCGTCGTGACCATCTGTCTCGGCGGGGGAGTGTTAagagtaaacattttaaaaaattacaataaccAAGAAGAGCTCAACATTGATTTATCCATATCAATTGAGGttgaaatatctttttttaaatgtagcttTGTTGCATAGGTGGCACAGCTGGAGCTAATTGGACCCAATTAGCACCAGCTGTGGTCACTCGTCACCTGCTATAAAAGCTCGCCTGGTCGGTCATTTTCACAACTGTCACTGAAACAATGGCTGCTGTATGGGTCTTGGTTGTGCTGGTCCATACTTTCTTCATGGACAAAGgtgatttatttacattttttaaaagcttttCCAGGAACATTCCTATACAATGTATAGTTTGAAATGTTTCCACTGCCAGTGACGGTTAAGTTGCCATATCATCTGTAGGTGCTCATTGTGGTTTTGTGAAGTCTTAAATCAACACAGCTCTTTAACAGGGGAAATTAGAGCCATTAGTGTATCCTGTTGACGAACTTTGAGATTCTGATTTTATGCAACTTCCCCCACTGTCAAATCTACCAAAGTTTGGTTAAATCATATTGTGCTTGATTGACCAGCAAACACACCAAACCTGAACAGGAATCACAACAGTGCTAAACACTGGATCACTGTGCTTCCTCGACAGTTATCATGAATCACAAAAATAGCCTCAACTTTATTCAGTAGTTTTCATCCAGTTGTTACCAGCTGCAGAATCTAAGGTGAGAGAATTTATGAAACAAAAGGGATTTAAAAAGGAACATTGAAACATGTAAAATATTATAATGACCAGAAGGAGCTCAACATAGATTTAGTTGAACCTTTctgcattttcaaatgaaatggtCAGTTTGAGTCCTTATATTCTTGAAACGAAAGCTAAATTTAAATTATTCATCTGCAGCGAATCAATAGTGCAAACCAAAAATGCCGTCTGCTTCTGTGATCTGATGTAATTTTCTTATGTATTGAGCCtgtgcacacatgcaaacacaacttaaatgaaaaaatgactttttcaccCAAGTTAAAATTtatactttcaaaataaaagcaaactaaaatatttatttcacctGGTTAATCTGATTTGCTTCTGAACCTCAGCGCACAGCATCAGTGCTGTAAACCTCACcttcatttttacacacaattgtAAGCTGAGGTGTGAGTGacgtttgtttttaatgtagcACATAGCATTACACTTTGATTTCTTCAGAATATTTTCTTCTtagatttactgtaatttcttgtgtataatttCCCCCCcataattgtcaaaagtcaatggtgcgcattataaatCGCTAtaggggggaaatgaaaaagctttcacattttataaatgtatgctgccatgtagaggttatgaaagttgtacactttcattccaatgttaccaccacctagaggttatgagagaggtgttgcctacactttcattccaatatgacagaggtacgtatgactgcatatccTGTATGTACAGCTGTGATCATaattttacataccctggcagaatttgtgaaatataatcaaacatatgagcacaactgtgtgttttctcatttactaaataaaagtaaagctgtgaatttcaaaataagaattaAGTAAAGTATTAAAAATCAttatcaaataaagtgcttaattatttgaaaaataatacttcattttgatcatatgggtagaagcaaaatcatgcattgtagtaatgcattatacataggtggaagggttttccagaatttttaggtcaactttgggggagcgcattatacatgagaaattacggtacctgcCAGGGGTCGAGTAGCTCAATCAATCTTGGCGCCGGGTGTTCCACATCGGTGGTTGTGATCCGCATTttccatgacaaaaaaataaattgttcacaccataattttaatttagaattagttgaaaaataaactaaaatttaaaaaaaaattataattaaatgttttttttttttttgaatggttCATCCTAAAGACGTGCTAAACACTGGATCACCGTACTTCCTCGACGATTTTCATCAATCGCCAAAAATAGCCACAACTTTATTCAGTAGTTTTCATCCAGTTATTCCCAAATGCAGAATCAAAGGTGAAATAAATTTTTAACAAAAGactttaataaggaaaatgtaaatccatccatccattgtcttcactgcttatcctcactcgggtcgcgggtgtgctggagcctatcccagctatcttcgggtgagaggtggggtacaccctgaactggtcgccacccattcacgctcatattcacacctacaggcaatttagagcttccaattaacctaccatgcatgttttggggatatgggaggaaaccggagtgcctggagaaaacccacgcaggcacggggagaacatgcaaacgccacacaggcggggccgggatttgaacccaagtccccagaactgtgaactggcagatgtgctaaccagtcgtccaccgtgctgggaaaatgtaaatgttgtataaaataataatacaataacctGAAGGAgttaaacatactgtagctttaTCCATATCAATGGAGATTGACGTTAATTTATTGTTTGGTagcccggcctcgcctgtgtggagtttgcattgcatgttctccccgtgcctgcgtgggttttccccgggtacttctggtttcctcccacatccccaaaacatgcatggtaggttaattgaagagtctaaattgctgtaggtgtgaatatgattgagagtggttgttttttttttctatgtgccctgtgattggctggcgaccagttctgggtgtagcTCACCAGAAGATGggtgggataagctccagcacgcccgcgaccctagtaaggagaagcggtacagaaaatggatggataggttgTTTTGTAGCTTTTTGCACAGGTGGTACAGCTGGAGCTATTTGGAGCCAATTGGCACCAGCTGTGGTCACTCGTCACCTGCCATAAAAACTCGTGGTCGGTCTGCTTTACAACTGTCACTGAACCAATGGCTCCTGTTTGGTTCTTGGTTGTTCTGGTGCATGCTGTCTTCATGGACAaaggttatttgtttatatatacattttaaaactttttctggAATAGAATTTGttaaaatgagaatatttgTCTTGAACTACTGAGATGAGTTTCTGTGTCTGCAGGTCTGTTTTTCAGGTGGGGCTAAACAAGGGGAGTCCAATGCTGTCCTTAAATAAAAAAGGTATGCATTGAATTAAATGCTTGTGATAAAACTTTTCAATTGCTACAGATATGGCTCCTGATGTTTCACTTGCGAGAGAGAGTTGTTGAACTTTTCCATTCTTTGGACTCTGGGTTTAAACTACACACTCCAGGTGAGAAAATTAATCAGTTTTCTAGTTACATGTTTACTGATCCAAGGCACATTtttacagggggggggggggggggttacggTACTCAGACCCATTATTACGTTTATCACCACCAAATGTTAGTGTAGATGGAATTAATTCTAGTCTCAATGTACACATTTACTTGGTTTGTAATCACTAAATGAAACTTTAAAACTGCATTGTTTTAGTGACATCTAAAATTCAGCCTAGTTCAGTTAGATTTTTCTGTTTGGCTGGCAGACAGTGCATGACAAAGCAATCCTTTCAGtctaactttttaaaataaagttggaCAGATAGATGATTGCACGGGTAACTTGTACCTTCTACTCATCGCTGGCattgatttaaacaaaaattgcaCAGTGGTTTGTAATGACTACTTTAGtctcaatttatttcaatgacAACTGTGACTTTTATCAAGCCCAACCAGCAAGCAAAGGGTCATTTGGAGACAAAGCAAGTGACTATGTGAGAAACGACCAGCAGAACCACAACATGAGCAGCAAGGGTGACCAGAACCACTCCTTCAGCCATGACCAGCAGAGGTACAACATGAGCAAGGGTCAGCACAATGACTTATTTCAACAAGCTCATGTAGCTCTGCTGAACGAGGGCCACCAGAATGAGTCCTTTCAACAAGTCCAGCAGAGTGTCAGCCAGAGCACAATGAGCCACAAGCGCCAGAGTGATGAGAATCTTGACCTGACCGATGACTATAGGTCAGGCTACCAGAATGGACGATGACTCGACAGATGAGGGGTTGACTGTGAATGTTTGATTTGTACGCCATGGAAAAGCTTAGTTTCATGTAACTCCTGTCTGACAGAATTAAAATCCTTACCTTCACCACTTCTACTGTTTTTGAACACATCCAAGCTATGCACACTAAAGACATACACGTGCATCAATTTTAGAATACTGGTAGTAGAAAACTTGAGTCAAGAGTGAAACTGCTGTTCTGGTCAGTGGGCCTACAACTTTGCACACAGTACCAGCATGAATTACATAGTAAGGGTAGCTGTTTATCAAAAACTaggtcagattttatttttacagtgaatCTAAGCCACTAACATGAGGTACAGTCTAAGAATGGAACACATTATTCAAATGTCAACTGTAGCTGCAATGGTTTGTTTGTAACAGTATTGAACTTAAGGCAGTGAGTCTTGTATATGTCATTGCTATAGTATGGATTATTACAAGGAAATAGTTGATTATGGCTTACTGGCATCTAATATTATCTCAATGTAGGAGAGCGCTGTTGCACTTTAATAACTTAAAATGCATGCAAAGAATTgactaaacatttttattttatttttttttgtttcactccAGGGGTGGTGCAAACCAAGAGTGTATGCTTAAagagaatattaaaaaaattggaatattgtGGCAATCTGTCAAAAGTGAAATTACAATTAATCAATGGTTCTACAACAAAGTACCGCCCCAAAAAATACTTGACACTCAAAACACTAGACCAATGTTCAGAAGTCCTTTCTCAAATACATTGTGCATAACTTTAGCAGATTGCAGTTTGGACTAACATTTTCCTTGCATATATATTTAGTTACTGTACCTAAAACAACTGTTAGGTTAATTTCAAATGTCTTCaacttaaaatttaaataaaactggAGAATAATAAAGCTGTTTTGCATACAATGAGGCAGGGGTCGGCAACCTTAAGTATCGTATTTTCAaaaccatagggcgcaccgtattaaaagccAAGTCAAgtcagcctccactcgtaaagtagcagtcaagccagccgctttcagtttcaaattaaccttgctggttgcattccttaaccgaagagcattgacgtccgtattactgattgctactttacgagtggaggctggcttgaccggcgctatatatCTAGTGGGGGTGTGCCTTGAGCGTCgtcctttacgtccgcatgctgtcctcagccacgtccgcttttcctctgtataagcagcgtgccggcaggaaatgctcccagtcagtca containing:
- the LOC133469293 gene encoding uncharacterized protein LOC133469293 isoform X2; translated protein: MSLLIHQTFAVKKNGCHVFLRMHLLYRSVFQIWLLMFHLRERVVELFHSLDSGFKLHTPAQPASKGSFGDKASDYVRNDQQNHNMSSKGDQNHSFSHDQQRYNMSKGQHNDLFQQAHVALLNEGHQNESFQQVQQSVSQSTMSHKRQSDENLDLTDDYRSGYQNGR
- the LOC133469293 gene encoding uncharacterized protein LOC133469293 isoform X1, encoding MSLLIHQTFAVKKNGCHVFLRMHLLYRSVFQVGLNKIWLLMFHLRERVVELFHSLDSGFKLHTPAQPASKGSFGDKASDYVRNDQQNHNMSSKGDQNHSFSHDQQRYNMSKGQHNDLFQQAHVALLNEGHQNESFQQVQQSVSQSTMSHKRQSDENLDLTDDYRSGYQNGR
- the LOC133469293 gene encoding uncharacterized protein LOC133469293 isoform X3 — translated: MSLLIHQTFAVKKNGCHVFLRMHLLYRSVFQVGLNKGSPMLSLNKKAQPASKGSFGDKASDYVRNDQQNHNMSSKGDQNHSFSHDQQRYNMSKGQHNDLFQQAHVALLNEGHQNESFQQVQQSVSQSTMSHKRQSDENLDLTDDYRSGYQNGR
- the LOC133469293 gene encoding uncharacterized protein LOC133469293 isoform X4; translated protein: MGLGCAGPYFLHGQSFLHRWYSWSYLEPIGTSCGHSSPAIKTRGRSALQLSLNQWLLFGSWLFWCMLSSWTKIWLLMFHLRERVVELFHSLDSGFKLHTPAQPASKGSFGDKASDYVRNDQQNHNMSSKGDQNHSFSHDQQRYNMSKGQHNDLFQQAHVALLNEGHQNESFQQVQQSVSQSTMSHKRQSDENLDLTDDYRSGYQNGR
- the LOC133469293 gene encoding uncharacterized protein LOC133469293 isoform X6 → MGLGCAGPYFLHGQRSVFQIWLLMFHLRERVVELFHSLDSGFKLHTPAQPASKGSFGDKASDYVRNDQQNHNMSSKGDQNHSFSHDQQRYNMSKGQHNDLFQQAHVALLNEGHQNESFQQVQQSVSQSTMSHKRQSDENLDLTDDYRSGYQNGR
- the LOC133469293 gene encoding uncharacterized protein LOC133469293 isoform X5, which codes for MGLGCAGPYFLHGQRSVFQVGLNKIWLLMFHLRERVVELFHSLDSGFKLHTPAQPASKGSFGDKASDYVRNDQQNHNMSSKGDQNHSFSHDQQRYNMSKGQHNDLFQQAHVALLNEGHQNESFQQVQQSVSQSTMSHKRQSDENLDLTDDYRSGYQNGR
- the LOC133469293 gene encoding uncharacterized protein LOC133469293 isoform X7, whose protein sequence is MGLGCAGPYFLHGQRSVFQVGLNKGSPMLSLNKKAQPASKGSFGDKASDYVRNDQQNHNMSSKGDQNHSFSHDQQRYNMSKGQHNDLFQQAHVALLNEGHQNESFQQVQQSVSQSTMSHKRQSDENLDLTDDYRSGYQNGR